Proteins encoded by one window of Nicotiana tabacum cultivar K326 chromosome 10, ASM71507v2, whole genome shotgun sequence:
- the LOC142165321 gene encoding uncharacterized protein LOC142165321 encodes MAVDFELWDVICDIPFVPTKNLSKPAVAIPMTRKEFNDTDRKAIEKNFQAKKILVCGIGLDEYNKISACQSAKEIWKAFQTTHEGTTQVKQSKIDMLTTEYELFRMKDDESIQDMNTRFTSIINEIYSLGESIPRNKLVRKILSVLPSSGVSKVYAIKEAKDL; translated from the coding sequence ATGGCTGTAGACTTTGAGTTATGGGATGTAATATGTGACATACCCTTTGTCCCTACAAAGAACCTTAGCAAACCAGCTGTAGCCATTCCCATGACGAGGAAAGAATTCAATGACACTGATAGAAAGGCCATAGAAAAGAATTTtcaagcaaagaaaattcttgtgtGTGGTATTGGCCTTGATGAATATAACAAGATATCAGCTTGTCAATCAGCAAAAGAGATCTGGAAGGCTTTTCAGACAACTCACGAGGGAACAACTCAGGTGAAGCAATCCAAGATTGATATGCTTACAACAGAATATGAGCTCTTCAGaatgaaagatgatgaatccATCCAAGATATGAATACTCGATTCACCTCCATCATTAATGAGATTTACTCTCTTGGTGAAAGTATTCCAAGAAACAAGCTTGTCAGAAAAATCCTTAGTGTACTGCCTAGTTCTGGGGTAAGCAAAGTTTACGCCATTAAAGAGGCTAAGGACTTGTAA